The DNA sequence GTCTGCTCCTGTCCACCACCACCTTCCCCGGCTCCCGCAGTACGACGCGGACGCTGAACTCCCCCACCACGCACAAGGTTCCCCATGCCCTCACCCCGCCGGCGCGATGACCTCGCCGCCTTCGCCGTCTCCCTCGCCACCCGCCTGCCAGGCCCGACCTGGACCAGCACGTACACCCGCCACGCCACGTATACCGATCAGATCCCGACGACCAACTCGCTGTGGGACATCGGTGCCATCAGATACGCGGCCTCCAACTTCGTCCTTGGCCACCAGGCGGTCCTCAGCCGTGCCGACGGAGCCCGCCTGCTCGTCTTCGACCGACCCATGCTGCCCCGCCAGTTCATGATCGGAGCCTTGGAACCGGATGCCGCTCCGGACGCCTTCCACAAGGTGGAGGAGCCCAACGGCATCACCGTCCCCGCAGAACCGGCCCGCGCGGCCTCACAGGTCAGCCGGCGACTCGTGCCCCGGTACGAAGCAGCCCTGCAGCAGGTCAGGCGAAACACGGAGCACCCCGTCCCCCGCCGTCCGGTGCCACCCCTGCTCACTGGGCGGGTCAGCATGGCTTGGTATCCCGACGGAGTCGTGGGCGCGGTATCAGGAGCGGAGGGCGCCGCCGACGTCCTGTACGGATCCGGCTTCCAGTTCCATCCGTACGACCGGATGTTCGTGCTACCAGCCGCGTACGGCGACCGTGAGCAGATCGCCCGCATCCACCTTGCCTCGCAGCGCCTGGAGCGTCTGGGTATCGGTGTCGTTGTCCGTCCCCTGCTCACCTCCAACCCGGCACGGCCAGCCGCCCTCGGCCCTGGCGTCCCAGTCCGAAGCCGGTGACCTCACCCCACAGACCCATCCTGAGAGAGGACAGCCCTTCTGAACCACGCTGACGAATTCGGCACCGACCTTGAGATCTACCGGCACTACTCCGACAAGGCCGTCTACGCCGACACCCGCACGGGAGCCCCCGAGCGCCTGCTGAAGCTGCTGGATGCCCAGGGCTTCGAGCGGAACATCCTGCCGCCCCTCTACGTGTGGCACCGGCTCCCCGACGCCCTCAGCCCTGACGAGGAACGGCAGCACGCGACCCGCGCCATGGCCGCCGGGACGAAGGCCGGCTACCGGGTCAACATCGCCCCCGAACTCTTCGACGAGGCGACCTACTCCGAGGCCATGACCGCCCGGAATGGCCCAGTGCCGCATCCGCCACGAGGCCTCCCTGCGCCGGGCGCCGCCCCACGCCGGCGTTCCTGACGTGCTGGAGACCCGATCACCTCAACACCCAACCCCGTCCTGCCTCCTCCGATCTCCGTCCGGCGCAGACCCCGGCTCGCCTTCCTCCTCATCCGCCGCTACCTGAAGGACTGCACCTTCGGCAGCGACCACCGCCCCACCCCGAGAACGGCGAAGACCCCCTTCGACGCAGGCGGCGGGAGCCGCCGCCGCTCCCCGCGCTGCAGTCCCGGGCAGCACCCCGTTCACCCCGATGCCTGAAAGGAGGCCGCTTGTTCAACGTCACCGCGCAGGACCTCAATGACTTCCGTCCCACCCTCGCCGCCCTGGCTGCACAACTGGACGAAGGACTACCCGCCGAGGACGCCGCAGCACTGCTGGCACCCGTCTTCGAGATTGACGACGGGCTGCTCTACCAGGTCAGCAACGTCCTGGGAGCGGTCAGCCGGATGGCCAAGCGATCCCAGGACGCCGGCGTCGAAGACGCTGACATCTGGCGAGACCTCGCCAACTCCCGCGACGCAATGTTCCGCCAAGCAGAGAAGCTCCTCGGCACCGAAGCCGAGATCGCCCAGTGGCCAGCCTGCGAACCCGCTCCGGCCAAGCCCGCCACCGCCTTCGCGCCTCCCCCGCCGGCCCCGCTGACTGGGCGGGGCCGATGAGCCGGCAGTGGAAGGGGTGGGGACCGGGAGCCGAGCTCCCTGAGCAGCACTACCTCATCGAGCCCCGCCACCTGGCCGGGGGCGGCGACATCCGGCACGTCACCGAATACCTCCGTGCCAGCGGATGGGCCGACAGGACGCCCCGCGCCGGTACTCCGGTCGTCTTCGACAGCCCCGACCAGGCCGTCCGGATCGGGTACAGCGTCGCCGCCACGCCCCCGGGCTGGACGGTCTCCGGTCGAGCCACCCCGGAACAGGACGCATGGCATGTGACCCTCACCGCATACGTTCCCGTCGAGATCATCGCGGGGTTCACCGACGCGCTGACGCAGCCCCGCCCGGCGCACGCCCCGAACGTGTGGGCGCCGTTGGAGGAGCAGAACTGGGCGACCGCCCGCGGGAAGCACTTCACCGCGACCAGCCCGGACGGCGACGCCTGGATCCAGTTCCACCAGAGCGGGCCGGGCAAGGCGCACTGGTGGGCCGGCGCCCGAACCGAACACGGACGGGCCTGGGACGCCGTGTTCTCCCAGACCACCCCAATGCATCTAGTCCAGGAGTTCGCCACCGCCCTCGCCGACCCCCAGCCTGTCATGCGGCCACGAGGCCACGTACCGGCCACCGACAGGATCCGCACCACCTCGGTGTCCGTCCTGCCCTCCCATCTCGCCGCCTGGAAACAGGCGCGCGTCACCGCCGCCCGCTCCGCGACCTGGGCCAGGAACGCGTGGGCCGCCCGCCAGCCTCGCAAGGCCGCACCCCGCGCCCACACCTCCCGGAGCGGCGCCGCAGCCGGCCGCCGTTAACCACCTCACCACAGGACGCACATGCCCGACAGCACCACCGACATCACGCCCGAGCAGCTCCAGGAGGCCGCGAACACACTCCTGAAGCTCACCGCACATCTGCGATCGGGCCCCGCCCCCGAACAGGCCCTGGACCTGGCTGCCGTCCTCCTCGACGAGGACCACGGAGTCCTCGTCCGCCTCTCCGAAGCCCTCCGAGCGACCTCCCGCTACCTGGTCCAGCAGGCACCCGTCCCATGGAGCCCGCAGGTCGAACACACCGTCCAGTGGCTCACCCTTGCGGCTAACGACATCCAGGACTGGACCATCCTTCACTTCGACGTCAGCCGGCTGCGCAAGACTCCCTTCCGGGGCCAGAGCATCCCGTGAACGAGGACCTGCGAGCCTTCATCGAAGACAAGAAGGGCAAGTTCCACTGCGAGGTCAGCCCCCGCCACCTGGCCGGTGCGGGGGACCCCCGGCACATCACGCACAGCCTGCGCGCGGCGGGCTGGAAGCACGATGGTGACCGCGGTCTCCCGCAGGTTTCCCTGACGAGCCCCGACCGCTCGCTGGGTCTCGTCCTCGACCCCTTCTCACCACACCAGGCATGGTCGGTGGGCAGCGCCCTGATGTTCGTGCCCGGCTACTGGCACGCCGGGTTCACCCGCAACACCCCGGTCGAGATCATCGCGGGACTGACCGACTCCCTCATCCGACCAGCCCCCGCCCACGCTCCGCCAGACCTATGGGAGACGCTGGCCGCCGCCGGATGGAACGCCAGCGACGGACCTCACGGGCGCGAGGCCTCAGCACCCGGCCAGGGACTGAAGATCCAACAGTTCGGATCGGACAAGCGGGACGACGACCGCTTCTGGTGGAGGATCCAGGCCGTCGAGGAGACCTACGGCGGCGGGGTCGAAACGGTCTGGTCTGCCGCCCTCGACCAAACCACCCCTACCCACGTCATGGCCGGCCTGATCGACGAGCTCGCCAACCCGGCTGCCCTGCTCCGAGGTTCACACGACCAAGGCGCCCACTACCGAGCGACTGAGGGCGCC is a window from the Streptomyces sp. NBC_01244 genome containing:
- a CDS encoding DUF317 domain-containing protein, yielding MSRQWKGWGPGAELPEQHYLIEPRHLAGGGDIRHVTEYLRASGWADRTPRAGTPVVFDSPDQAVRIGYSVAATPPGWTVSGRATPEQDAWHVTLTAYVPVEIIAGFTDALTQPRPAHAPNVWAPLEEQNWATARGKHFTATSPDGDAWIQFHQSGPGKAHWWAGARTEHGRAWDAVFSQTTPMHLVQEFATALADPQPVMRPRGHVPATDRIRTTSVSVLPSHLAAWKQARVTAARSATWARNAWAARQPRKAAPRAHTSRSGAAAGRR
- a CDS encoding DUF317 domain-containing protein; amino-acid sequence: MNEDLRAFIEDKKGKFHCEVSPRHLAGAGDPRHITHSLRAAGWKHDGDRGLPQVSLTSPDRSLGLVLDPFSPHQAWSVGSALMFVPGYWHAGFTRNTPVEIIAGLTDSLIRPAPAHAPPDLWETLAAAGWNASDGPHGREASAPGQGLKIQQFGSDKRDDDRFWWRIQAVEETYGGGVETVWSAALDQTTPTHVMAGLIDELANPAALLRGSHDQGAHYRATEGAVFAAGPQIVEAHSARLDAARARARAFARAAKLPSARPHSPAPAAPAAPAAPAAATGRSR